GGTAAAAAGATTCAGGCTGTTGTTCCTAATCAGTGTGTCAATCGCTTAGTTGGTGTGTTGCATGAAGATGGTGTATATCTTATTGCTTTTTTCTATGTCCAAGATAATCACACCCCATGCATGATTACTCTCAATCCTTACAAAATAGTTTTTTGCAGTCTTACCAAAGTGTTCTCTTCCGAGAGTTTAGTTATTCCTCACTATTCACTGACTTTGCTATCTTCTGATAAAATTAAGAACTATAAAAATGGTTTGAATTACTTATTTGGTATGTCTCATAACTTTATATATTATACTTGATTTTTTCCagttgtaattttttgtttttttggtgtaGTAAACTTTTGTGGATGAATTTTCCATTTCACTCAAATGTTATGtcgatatattttattttttgctagACGTTATTGGACTTGTGACTAATGTTCATTATGAGTATGCTGACCACTACCTTGGAGAAGGAATGTGTGCTGTGAGAGTTGAGCTTTCTGATAAGAGGTATTGTTTTTCCTAAAGTATGGTTAACTTAGTATTGATTCtgtgtgtttgttttattttgtgaaattgatGTTGTATTTTACAGAGGAGTATACCAGTGTTATCTGTGTGGGAGTTTTGTTCATCAGTTTAGGGCCATGGTGTCTGAATGTTGCAATGAATTACCTGTACTGGTGTTGCAGTTTGTTAAGATTGATGTTAAGGAAGGttggatttattttttacttttgatttggctcaaagtttgaattttgtGTCAATCGTACAACTGTGATTTTATTTtccccttgatttttttttaatgtttgataTTTGTTGATTGTTTAGGCTATGTTTGTGTTGAAAGTGTTACTGATGTCACTAGAATGCTTTTGAATCCTAATATGTATGAAGTGTCTCAATTTAAGAAGGAGTACGtaccttttaatttattatttgtttgatAAGATGTTTCCATGGTTAGTTAtatcattattttaataaatgtacGGTTTTGTCAGTTTTGCATATCTGAACAGTGTTTGTGATTTTGGCCGCAATGGTCAGTCCACAAATGGGACAATATCCAGAGAGTTGCAATTTAACAAGGTGTATCCTCACAAGACGGTGAATGAATTTGTTCATACACTAGAGGATGGTTTATTTGTTATTTGTGCGAAAATAGTTGGACTCTTTCAAGTCGATCAGTGGTGGTATCCTGTCTGTCACTGCGGTGCTTTTTTGAGTATTTCGGATGGTTCATACTATTGTGACAAATGCCATCTTTGTGTTTTCAGTTCTACTTCCAAGTATGGTTCTAATTTAATTATtcattggttttttgttttgtatgtaCTCCCGTGTTTTATGTAAACTTTTATAATGTAGATGCAAGCTTCAGATTGCTATCCAAGATCAGACCTCTGCTGCATTGCTTCCCATGTTTGATTATCTGGTTAAAGAAATTGGCTGCATTAATAACAATGTAATGCTTTATTCAAGTTTTCGGGTATAGTTAATATATCGATTTGAGTGCTTAGATTTCTGATGTATTGTTTTTGTTATTCATGTTAGGGTCTTGATTTTGCTCTGAGTGTGAATGGTGCTGCCATTTTGAATAAGAGGATAGTTTTATTAATTGTCAAAAAGACCCAAAGGGTTGATGAAATGTCTAATCATGTTGTTGAAGTTGTTCACATTACTGATGAAATGGGATTAATTAAGCAGTTTCATAGTGATGGCAGATATTTCACTCCAACAAAGGTTTGTAAGATTTGTTTCATTGCATGGTTTTATATGTTGATGTTATTGAAGACTAATATATGTTTATATTCTTTCTGTAGTGTGTCTACAAACCTCCCTTTGGTGCTTCCAGTTCCCGGGTGTGTGATGCTGGGAAACTTTCTGCTGCTACTGCTACTGCATATTCTATTGTTGCAGAAAAGGAGTTGGCCAACAAAGATGGTTCTAAGGATGAGGTTAATTGCTTGGTTGGTGCATCGAAAGAAAAAAACCAAGGGGTCACGTTTGAAAGTCAGGGTGGAACTTTTTTCACTTCTATTAGTGGTGAAGGATCTTCTACTTGTGGGAATTAAAGTTTATTTAAGTTGTTTAGGTCCAccgagtgtttttttttattatgtgtttggTGTATGGTTGTACTTGATATGAGTTTATGCTATGTCATTTAATTATTATGCATTATTAAgtatttaaaagtttttttttttttttttgataagcaagtATTTAAAAGTTATTGCTTAGTTGATTTATAGTTAAGTTTAATTTGTGGTAAGGTTCTACTTTTATCTACTAATGACCTTAAATTATTGTAAAAGTATTAATGAATGTTGATCTTTTGGTGTGTTTATTTGTGGGCTATATTATCTATCTTTACTTTTATATAATACCCTGTGAATATTATATATGCTTAAGATAAtggttaaaaaattatattttgttgtgtttATTTGTGTGTGTTTTCAAATACTTCATGACTTCATATTTACTATAAAGAAGTAATTAAAGGTAAACTGCATTTAAGAGTGATAGGTCACACCTAATTTCATTATTATCAGGATCTTTTGTCAATGTATTTTGATAGAAATTTATTGCCTCCCTCTATTCTTTGCTTGAccgataaaggagaagaaaaacaTGCCGcaaatatgatttttaagtTCATTCTGTACCAGAACAATATTAAAGTTGTTTCATTGTTAGATTTCTAAGCTTCATACTTGAATTGCCGACgtagaattttttgttttgtgtgaCGTGTCAAATTATTGTGGATTACTTTGTTGCTGTTCTTTGCTTCGCCGGCTGCGCTCGGTTGGTCCATGTacaattctttattttaattaactaaaGTATTGTAGATTTCGGCCGAAATGTTGTTGCGGTGTATAAATTGTATGAACCTGGTGTATCTATAGGATCTTTTTCCTTGCATAAGAGAACAAATTGATGCATCACATGTCCATTTAGTGAATAACAAAACAAAGGATTCTATGTATAACAATGTAGATAGTTAGTTTTGTCACAAAAAAAATCTGGATAGTTAGTCTTAGTTTCatgttaaattaattatattctaTTTAAGTCCTTTAACCATTTGCCTGAGTTCGATCCGCGGACGTGCAtatagagaaaaatttgcttagAGAGGTCAACTCCTTAGATGAATTTCAATTTTCTCGAGGAGATTAGTCTTTGCAGTTGTGTTTGTAGATACTTTTGGTTtacaaaaaacaatatattatatttttttaatatgaaacAAGAATGAGAAGTGGAGACCCGATTGTGTCTaattgatgtaaaaaaaaaacatgcttATGTTATAGTGATtttgctaataaaaaaatttccttgcaaaaaaaaaatattgtcttaTTTttagtgagtttgttaataaaagatttttattgatattttaaaaaataaggttattgttgttattataaaaAGTCCACGCAAAAAttgattgtttttatatatagcATAGAATATATAAATACACCCCATAAaagtatgtaccaaaaaataaaatacactaaaagtttactttaaaatttaaaagttcgCTCTCTATCGAATTTCAATCTATTCGCTCTTTGTTTTTATCTTTGGTCAATCTTGCTTCTTTCATATCTAATGGTGTCTGTAGATTCTGAATGTAGAGGTAGAGTTGCTAAGCAAAGTCGTTTGCAGAGAAAGATGATCTTAAATTTAAGGAGGAATAGGCCGAATTTTTATCCTGAATTGGATCCTAGAAGTTTGGCCAAGTTAAAACGTAAAAAGAGGAAAGAGATTTTAATTTCGAAGAGGAGATTTACGAGAGGAAGAGGTTAGCTGTTGTGATTATATTAAAATCTATTTATGTTCTTTATTTTCTGTGTTTTAGATCTATCtattatttctatatatatatattggtagtcctctgtgttttttttttaattgtgcaGTGGTTGTATCTTAAGGTAATGTTTCAGTGGAACACTATCCCAATACTCATGTGGATTTTGTTATGCAAGCAACTAATGTGCGGTCTTTACCTGTATTGGGAAGGCAGGGTATGTTGCAATTTGTTCTTCAATTGTCTTTTTTcctataattttataagtaataAATATGTCTGCTATTTTTTAACTGTCTTTTTGTTTATCTACCTAGATttggttgatgttgttgttagGAATAGTAGCAGTAAGCTAAGACGGCAAGAGagaatgaaaaaattgaaactgaATAGATTACGCCCTCGATCTACTGATCCATTTGTTAGACGTGGATGTAAGTTTGTTTAGTTAGttttctatttatattataattaaatattattgtaATAATCATTTATCTGTAACATTGTTGTTTATATCGTCAGTGTCTCGTGTTAGGGGAGGATCTTCTAAGGGTAGAGTTTCAAGTTCTGTAATTATAAATGTAGAATTATCGAATTCTAACATTTTCCGTCGTGCTGAGTGTGAAGGTATAacaattagtttttaattttcataaatattattataggttGGTACTAAGTTGAATTTATTTActcaattgatttttattacAGAATACTTGGATATTGGTAACATGAATGTTGAATGTCAAAAATGTGGTGCTATGGTTTGGTATGGAGAACGAGCTCAAAAGTTTTATGCGGTTAACTTTCTGAAGATATCTTTGTGTTGTATGAAAGGAAATATCACGTTACCTCCATTGATTGAGCCGCCTGTTCTTATTAGAAATTTGTTCGCTGGGTTGGATCGAAGGAGTAGCAATTTCATGTTGAATCTTAGGTCATACAACAACATGTTTTCATTTACTTCTTTTGGTGGTAAAGTTATATCTGATAAGAACAAAGGACATGGTCCTCCTAATTTTGTTATTGCTGGACAAAACTATCATCGAATTGGAAGTTTAATACCAGATGAAGGTGAAAGACCAAAATTTGCTCAACTTTACATATATGATACGGAAAATGAAGTTGATAATCGTTTGTCTCATTTCAGGtgtgatatttattttattatatataattttgtatattgttttaagaaaaggctattttttatgttgagtATTTATGATTCTAAATCATTCCTTTGTAGGGAACATTCTGGAAGCAATGTTTTGGATCCATCGTTGGTTGAGGATTTATTGAAAGTTATGGATGAACATAACATTTTAGTAAAAAGTTTTAGAATGGTTCGTGATTTTTATCGGGAGAATCAAAATGTTCATGTAAAGTTACGATTATTTCGTGGTAGAACTTTTGATCCTAGAACATATAATGTTCCCTGTATTGATGAGGTTGCAGCtttaattgttgatgattttgataGCTCTGAAAATGGAAGGGATATTATTGTTCGTGAAAGAGATGGTTATTTGCAAAAAATTCACGAAACTCATGCGAAATATATCCCACTTCAATATCCTTTGTTGTTTCCATTTGGGGAAGATCAATATGATGAGACTCTTAGGCGTAACATACTAACGGTTACTGGAACAGTTAAAAAACGGGTTCGTGTTACTCTAAGGGAATTCATTGCTTATAGATTGCAAGAGAGGGTGCTTGAAAATTCTATTTTACTTCATGGTAGGCGCCTCTTCCAAcaatttgttgttgatttatATTCTATGATTGAATCTCAACGCTTATCGTACATTAGATTTAATCAAGCAAAGATTCGGGCCGATTTTCTAGCTGGTGTTGAAGAAGCTGTTGGTCGTGGTGATATTATTGGTTCTTCTCTGGGGTCTCGTGTTGTTGTGCCATCTTCCTTCACCGGAGGTAGAagatatatgtttaataattgtcaGGATTCAATGGCACTTTGTAAGAAATTTGGATATCCTGATTTGTTTCTTACTGTTACGTGCAATCCAAAATGGGATGAGATACAGCGACATTTATCAAAATCAAGGAATCATGCTCCCTATCGACCAGATATTAGCTGTCGTGTTTTCCATGTAAAGTTGAAAGAAATGATGAAAGATTTCAAGAAAGGTCATTTTTTCGGAAGATTGGTTGCAAGTGAGTTTCcataaacttttaaattttcttcttttttaagtttttagtGTGTTGTTTTAagatgtatttttttgtttaggTGTATATACTATTGAATTCCAAAAGAGAGGGTTGCCTCATGCACATATTTTATTGTGGTTGGATAAACGTGATAGACTTGATTCACCTGCTTCAATAGATTCTGTTATTTGTGCTGAAATCCGTGATGAGAATCTTTTTCCAAAATTGTATTATGTTGTTTCGAGGTTTATGATTCATGGTCCCTGTGGGAAGGATATAGAGTACTCTCCCTATATGAAAAATTATCGATGCTCGAAGTTTTATCCAAAGAAGTTTGTCAAGCAAACTACTTTCGATGAAAGAGGTTATCCTATTTATCGTCGTCGAGATCTGGGGGTGACAGTTTTAAAGAAAGAAATTCAATTGGACAATAGAAGTGTTGTTCCCTATAACCCAAGCTTGATCATGAAATATCAAGCTCATGTTATTATTGAATTCTGTAATAAGTCAAATTGCATCAAATATTTGTTTAAGTATATTACCAAAGGAGTTGATAGGGTTACAGCTACTTTGGAAgtggatgatgatgaagttgttgATGAAATAAAACAGTTTTATGATTGTCGTTATTTGTCTCCGTCTGAATCAATATGGAGAATATTTAGGTTTGATATTCATAGTAGATGGCCAGCTGTTCAGCGGTTGACGTTTCATCTTCGTTCTGAGCAAAGAATTCTATTCAATGATGGTTCCAACTTGCAGACTGTGCTTTCTAGAAATCGTGATAGGAATACAATGTTTCTTGCTTGGTTTGAGGCAAATCGACGTTATTCGGCAGGTCGTTGCTTAACTTACATTCAATTTCCTTCTAAGTTTGTTTATGATTCGGATAATCGCATTTGGTATCCACATAAACAGGGTGAATCGATTGGTAGGCTGTCTTTTATTCCTCCCAGTAATCGAGAGCTATA
This portion of the Trifolium pratense cultivar HEN17-A07 linkage group LG3, ARS_RC_1.1, whole genome shotgun sequence genome encodes:
- the LOC123914989 gene encoding replication protein A 70 kDa DNA-binding subunit C-like, with translation MDNVIELCGKVSPIISLSPTRLDWCIRVRVIRMWSVRSSVVGGNGKKIQAVVPNQCVNRLVGVLHEDGVYLIAFFYVQDNHTPCMITLNPYKIVFCSLTKVFSSESLVIPHYSLTLLSSDKIKNYKNGLNYLFDVIGLVTNVHYEYADHYLGEGMCAVRVELSDKRGVYQCYLCGSFVHQFRAMVSECCNELPVLVLQFVKIDVKEGYVCVESVTDVTRMLLNPNMYEVSQFKKDFAYLNSVCDFGRNGQSTNGTISRELQFNKVYPHKTVNEFVHTLEDGLFVICAKIVGLFQVDQWWYPVCHCGAFLSISDGSYYCDKCHLCVFSSTSKCKLQIAIQDQTSAALLPMFDYLVKEIGCINNNGLDFALSVNGAAILNKRIVLLIVKKTQRVDEMSNHVVEVVHITDEMGLIKQFHSDGRYFTPTKCVYKPPFGASSSRVCDAGKLSAATATAYSIVAEKELANKDGSKDEVNCLVGASKEKNQGVTFESQGGTFFTSISGEGSSTCGN
- the LOC123916509 gene encoding uncharacterized protein LOC123916509, with the translated sequence MQATNVRSLPVLGRQDLVDVVVRNSSSKLRRQERMKKLKLNRLRPRSTDPFVRRGLSRVRGGSSKGRVSSSVIINVELSNSNIFRRAECEEYLDIGNMNVECQKCGAMVWYGERAQKFYAVNFLKISLCCMKGNITLPPLIEPPVLIRNLFAGLDRRSSNFMLNLRSYNNMFSFTSFGGKVISDKNKGHGPPNFVIAGQNYHRIGSLIPDEGERPKFAQLYIYDTENEVDNRLSHFREHSGSNVLDPSLVEDLLKVMDEHNILVKSFRMVRDFYRENQNVHVKLRLFRGRTFDPRTYNVPCIDEVAALIVDDFDSSENGRDIIVRERDGYLQKIHETHAKYIPLQYPLLFPFGEDQYDETLRRNILTVTGTVKKRVRVTLREFIAYRLQERVLENSILLHGRRLFQQFVVDLYSMIESQRLSYIRFNQAKIRADFLAGVEEAVGRGDIIGSSLGSRVVVPSSFTGGRRYMFNNCQDSMALCKKFGYPDLFLTVTCNPKWDEIQRHLSKSRNHAPYRPDISCRVFHVKLKEMMKDFKKGHFFGRLVASVYTIEFQKRGLPHAHILLWLDKRDRLDSPASIDSVICAEIRDENLFPKLYYVVSRFMIHGPCGKDIEYSPYMKNYRCSKFYPKKFVKQTTFDERGYPIYRRRDLGVTVLKKEIQLDNRSVVPYNPSLIMKYQAHVIIEFCNKSNCIKYLFKYITKGVDRVTATLEVDDDEVVDEIKQFYDCRYLSPSESIWRIFRFDIHSRWPAVQRLTFHLRSEQRILFNDGSNLQTVLSRNRDRNTMFLAWFEANRRYSAGRCLTYIQFPSKFVYDSDNRIWYPHKQGESIGRLSFIPPSNRELYYMRLLLNVQVGCKSFEDIRTVDNHVYDTYREACGELQLLADDRQFIDCIDELSILGSGYHLRKVFAVLLVASSMSDPLKVWQQKWEILADGILYSRRRMLNNPDLVISSEDLQQLCLIEIDKILRPNGKCLADYKCMPKIHAGGVETAENLLIFNELSYDRCEMLSKHNELFRSLNEEQLSAYHQIVDAVTNCLGGMFFVDGFGGSGKTYLWNALSFRFSSEGKIVLNVASSGIAALLLPGGRTAHSLFGIPLVLTEESCCRIDKQGDKGKLLVGASLIIWDEAPMINRLAFEAFDKTLRDIMNKVVEGASKIPFGGKTIVFGGDFRQILPVVPKGGRADIVHATINSSPLWRFCRVLKLTKNMRIQFSTVVEENKSLVEFAKWILDIGDGKLGLSNDGEATVEIREDLCVTSTGNHIHDIVNATYPDLIQHMGDPKFFQDRAILAPTLELVEKVNDYVMSLLSSEEKVYLSCDSVCYCDEDVGIDQRWITTEFLNDIKCSGMPNHKLRLKVGVPVMLLRNTDVSSGLCNGTRLTIVELGKKIIGAVIVNGPHSGEKVFIPRMRLMPSDSNVSISFQRWQYPLCLCFAMTINKSQGQTLSDVGLYLPRSVFTHGQLYVALSRVKTRKGLKILILDESGAPTNSTTNVVYQEVFQKI